From the genome of Flavobacterium luteolum, one region includes:
- a CDS encoding glycoside hydrolase family 5 protein, with protein sequence MKSKFCYAAILLLMFINISKAQFVKKHGQLSVLGTQLVDKDNNPVVLRGLSFGWHSMWPRFYNEKAVSWLKKDFNCNVVRAAMGIELGDFTYINNPEFSKEKIEAVINGAIKSDIYVIIDWHSHNVNLKEATAFFSGMSKKYAKYPNIIYEVFNEPDYETWWEVKNYAEEIIRVIRENDPNNIILVGCPHWDQDIDLPAEDPIRDYTNIMYTMHFYAATHGKELRDRTDMAIKRGLPVFISESAGMEASGDGPLNYKAWQEYIDWMEARKLSWITWSVSDKDETCSILKKSAKSDGKWKDEDLKESGIKVREYLRKYNKEE encoded by the coding sequence ATGAAATCAAAGTTCTGTTATGCCGCTATTTTACTTTTGATGTTTATAAATATTTCAAAAGCACAATTTGTGAAAAAACATGGTCAATTAAGTGTTCTTGGAACTCAGCTTGTTGATAAAGATAATAATCCGGTTGTGCTTCGCGGATTAAGTTTTGGTTGGCATAGCATGTGGCCGAGATTTTATAATGAAAAAGCAGTGAGTTGGCTAAAAAAGGATTTTAATTGTAATGTGGTTCGTGCCGCAATGGGCATCGAACTTGGAGATTTCACCTACATTAATAATCCAGAATTTTCTAAAGAGAAAATAGAAGCAGTAATAAATGGTGCTATAAAATCTGATATCTACGTAATTATAGACTGGCACAGTCATAATGTAAATCTGAAAGAAGCTACAGCCTTTTTTTCAGGAATGTCAAAAAAGTATGCTAAGTATCCTAATATTATATATGAGGTATTTAATGAACCAGATTATGAAACTTGGTGGGAAGTTAAAAATTACGCCGAAGAGATAATTCGAGTAATTCGTGAAAACGATCCTAATAACATTATTTTGGTCGGCTGTCCGCATTGGGATCAGGATATTGATCTTCCAGCCGAAGATCCGATAAGAGATTATACTAATATAATGTATACCATGCATTTTTATGCGGCAACTCATGGTAAAGAATTGAGAGATAGAACAGATATGGCCATTAAGAGAGGGTTGCCAGTTTTTATTTCAGAATCTGCTGGAATGGAAGCTTCCGGAGACGGACCTTTAAATTATAAAGCTTGGCAAGAATATATCGATTGGATGGAAGCTCGAAAATTAAGTTGGATCACGTGGTCCGTGTCTGATAAAGATGAAACTTGCTCTATTTTGAAAAAGTCTGCCAAATCTGATGGGAAATGGAAAGATGAGGATTTGAAAGAATCAGGAATTAAAGTCCGTGAGTATTTAAGAAAATATAATAAAGAAGAATAG
- a CDS encoding glycoside hydrolase family 27 protein — translation MKKIILVLILGISSFAFSQGNTHKQQGGKFEGLAMTPPMGWNSWNTFATNINEKLVKETADIMVTSGLAASGYNYIVLDDGWMTHERDVNGDLVPDPEKFPNGMKALIDYVHSKGLKFGLYNCAGTKTCAGYPGTRGYEYQDARFYAKLGIDFLKYDWCNTEGITAKEAYTTMSNAIKTAGRPIVFSLCEWGDNQPWEWGKPIGNLWRISGDIYPCFDCEFKHPENWSSWGFMKIADMRKDIRKYSGPDHWNDFDMMEVGNEMNDTEDKTHFAMWCMLSSPLFTGNDYRKMSKETLAILTNKELLAVNQDKLGIQGFKYAILDGVEVWVKPLSHGAWAVSFVNRTETSKKIAFDWKKNNIKDADFGYEADFVKTIFKIKDLWKNKEAGNTKKPFSAEIASHDVITLKLIP, via the coding sequence ATGAAAAAAATAATTTTAGTACTTATTCTGGGTATTTCGAGTTTTGCTTTTAGCCAAGGCAATACACATAAACAGCAAGGCGGTAAATTTGAAGGATTGGCAATGACACCACCAATGGGCTGGAATTCTTGGAATACTTTTGCAACCAATATCAATGAGAAATTAGTGAAAGAAACTGCAGACATCATGGTTACTTCGGGTCTGGCGGCTTCGGGTTATAATTATATTGTTTTAGATGATGGCTGGATGACGCACGAACGTGATGTAAACGGTGATTTAGTGCCCGATCCTGAAAAATTTCCAAACGGAATGAAAGCGCTTATTGATTATGTGCATAGTAAAGGTCTGAAATTTGGTTTGTACAATTGCGCAGGAACAAAAACCTGTGCAGGTTATCCAGGAACAAGAGGTTACGAATATCAAGATGCTAGATTTTATGCAAAACTCGGAATCGATTTTTTAAAATACGATTGGTGTAATACAGAAGGAATTACAGCAAAAGAAGCTTACACTACAATGAGCAATGCAATTAAAACAGCTGGAAGACCAATTGTTTTCAGCCTTTGCGAATGGGGAGACAATCAGCCATGGGAATGGGGAAAGCCAATTGGTAATCTTTGGAGAATATCGGGAGATATTTACCCATGCTTTGACTGCGAATTCAAACATCCAGAAAATTGGTCGTCTTGGGGATTCATGAAAATAGCCGATATGAGAAAAGATATTCGAAAATATTCAGGTCCCGATCATTGGAATGATTTTGATATGATGGAAGTTGGAAACGAAATGAACGATACCGAAGATAAAACGCATTTTGCAATGTGGTGTATGCTTTCTTCTCCTTTGTTTACAGGAAATGATTATCGAAAAATGTCGAAAGAAACTTTGGCTATTTTAACGAATAAAGAATTACTGGCTGTCAATCAAGATAAATTAGGGATTCAAGGCTTTAAATATGCTATATTAGATGGAGTAGAAGTATGGGTAAAACCACTTTCACATGGAGCTTGGGCAGTTAGCTTTGTAAATAGAACCGAAACTTCAAAAAAGATCGCTTTCGATTGGAAAAAGAACAATATCAAAGATGCTGATTTTGGTTATGAAGCTGATTTTGTAAAAACGATATTCAAAATAAAAGATCTTTGGAAAAATAAAGAAGCAGGAAATACAAAGAAGCCTTTTAGTGCAGAAATAGCTTCGCATGATGTGATTACCTTAAAATTAATCCCTTAA
- a CDS encoding fasciclin domain-containing protein produces the protein MKNIYNKVKHIAICAFLVVAASSCDNEIEDIGGAQQNYNTAYGLLQANSNLTTFTKAIKLAGLESTLDTADNYTYFVPNNTAFDAYLVANGYVNDLGYPDVNLVPVADLKQLVLSHVIKGVKKRVAKLEGVQADYLETGDYATMANAVNADLYLLSINVTNNTLKVNGSDKEAPGLDYYGTNGFVNVLSNVIELTPPAPVISSLSQVLASPGDVITITGQNFVKVKSVKFGSTEATFTAVSKTEIKATVPADFDSYALIVIETEFGVSAPSGIGLKYLLYEDSLKGWGWGWGGDITWESTEKVSRGTNAIKKVAEAWSGLFMHSDLLLKASDYQFVKMSIFPTESTKIMVTINSDTGDSAKGTTVTLVPGQWNNISIPISALHPELLTDGNFDSVFIQEFSGGTITPSSVLYIDDIGFL, from the coding sequence ATGAAAAATATATATAATAAAGTAAAACATATTGCTATATGTGCCTTTTTGGTTGTCGCAGCTTCTTCCTGCGATAACGAAATTGAAGATATTGGAGGAGCACAGCAAAATTATAATACGGCATACGGCTTGCTTCAGGCAAATAGTAATTTAACTACGTTTACAAAAGCGATAAAACTGGCTGGTTTAGAATCGACATTAGATACAGCTGATAATTACACTTATTTCGTACCTAACAATACTGCTTTTGATGCATATTTGGTAGCTAATGGTTATGTAAATGATTTAGGATATCCAGATGTAAACTTAGTTCCTGTAGCAGATTTGAAACAGCTTGTTTTAAGTCACGTTATTAAAGGTGTTAAGAAAAGAGTGGCTAAATTGGAAGGGGTTCAAGCAGACTATCTGGAAACAGGAGATTATGCGACAATGGCAAATGCAGTAAATGCAGATTTATACTTATTGAGTATTAATGTAACCAATAATACTTTAAAAGTAAACGGATCTGATAAAGAAGCGCCAGGATTAGATTATTACGGAACAAATGGTTTTGTCAATGTTTTAAGTAATGTGATTGAATTGACTCCTCCAGCTCCAGTAATTAGCAGCTTATCGCAAGTTCTGGCTTCTCCAGGAGATGTTATAACTATTACGGGACAAAATTTTGTAAAAGTTAAAAGCGTTAAGTTCGGATCTACTGAAGCGACATTTACTGCAGTTTCTAAAACAGAAATAAAAGCAACTGTTCCTGCTGATTTTGATTCGTATGCGCTTATAGTTATTGAAACGGAGTTTGGAGTGTCTGCTCCAAGCGGAATCGGACTTAAATATTTATTATACGAAGACTCATTGAAAGGATGGGGCTGGGGCTGGGGAGGAGACATAACCTGGGAAAGCACTGAAAAAGTTAGCAGAGGAACAAATGCAATCAAAAAAGTTGCTGAAGCTTGGAGCGGACTTTTCATGCACTCTGATCTTCTTCTAAAAGCATCAGATTACCAATTTGTTAAAATGTCTATTTTTCCAACAGAAAGCACTAAAATTATGGTTACCATAAATAGTGATACGGGCGATTCTGCCAAGGGTACGACGGTTACTTTAGTGCCAGGGCAATGGAATAATATTTCAATTCCTATTTCGGCTTTGCATCCTGAACTTTTAACTGATGGAAATTTTGATAGTGTGTTTATTCAGGAGTTTTCTGGAGGAACAATTACTCCGTCTAGTGTTCTTTATATAGATGATATCGGATTTTTATAA